One window from the genome of Pantoea cypripedii encodes:
- a CDS encoding ATP-binding protein, whose amino-acid sequence MVDLVIDTDESCLIGRIANVDTDRAIIISESSEIIQELTVFDLVAIEGNTPSEFLVGIIEKVKRSIGVPHFIEEADDSEEDTEDNENDDLQSYSIDHDILQVALIGTFWEIRGDKRKVFKRGAQYFPKVEKKSFLIKKESLEKLMSAVDNDTPEEIKLILGNYGNTNSRAVANGDKLFQRHAALLGSTGSGKSWTVASLLEQAAKLKYNNIVLFDLHGEYKTLSDPYNQSSNPSIADYFKIASPANLDDHNCIFVPHWLLNKEEMLSLLLDRSDSNAPNQSARFIHHVRELKNEYIEKHGIEQLSGCLTVDAPIPYSIEDLVERLISDDEGTKAGAGTKEIKGDWNGKLTRFISRLKTKIDDKRNCFLFSSKPEHDQYDWLANYACNILKSDSTTHGIKIIDFSEVPSDIMPIVIGVLTRFLYNVQFWREDSERTPIAFVCDEAHIYLPTTDTSDAETKISLSIFEKIAKEGRKYGVSLLVVSQRPSDVSRTILSQCNNIISLRLSNYRDQQVVSRLMPDSLSSLTSILPILDTGEAIVLGDSVLLPSRIKLNEPKLKPDSATRAFWNEWGTIEAKEDSITNAVESLRRQSRKR is encoded by the coding sequence ATGGTAGATTTAGTTATTGATACTGATGAAAGCTGTCTCATTGGTCGAATCGCAAATGTTGATACTGATCGTGCAATTATCATCTCAGAATCATCAGAAATTATACAGGAGCTTACCGTTTTTGATTTAGTTGCAATTGAAGGTAACACTCCTAGCGAATTTCTTGTTGGCATTATAGAAAAGGTTAAACGCTCGATCGGTGTCCCTCACTTTATAGAGGAAGCAGATGATAGTGAAGAGGACACCGAGGACAATGAAAATGATGATCTTCAATCTTATTCAATTGATCATGACATCCTTCAGGTAGCACTCATCGGTACATTTTGGGAGATACGCGGTGATAAAAGAAAAGTATTTAAAAGGGGTGCTCAATATTTCCCTAAAGTAGAAAAGAAATCATTCCTCATAAAAAAAGAGAGCCTTGAGAAATTGATGTCTGCTGTAGACAATGACACTCCAGAAGAGATAAAACTCATACTCGGGAATTATGGTAACACAAACTCAAGAGCAGTTGCTAATGGTGATAAGCTATTCCAACGACATGCAGCCCTGCTCGGAAGTACAGGCTCAGGTAAAAGCTGGACTGTTGCGTCATTATTAGAGCAAGCTGCAAAATTAAAATACAACAACATTGTTCTTTTTGACCTTCATGGTGAATATAAAACATTATCAGACCCATACAATCAGTCGTCTAATCCTAGTATTGCTGATTACTTCAAAATTGCCAGCCCAGCAAACTTAGATGATCACAATTGCATTTTTGTACCTCATTGGCTATTGAATAAAGAGGAGATGTTGTCTTTATTACTGGACCGAAGTGACAGTAATGCTCCAAACCAATCAGCAAGATTTATTCACCACGTCAGAGAGTTAAAAAATGAATACATTGAAAAACACGGAATAGAACAATTATCAGGCTGTTTAACTGTAGACGCTCCGATACCATACTCTATTGAGGATTTAGTCGAAAGATTAATCTCTGATGATGAGGGAACGAAAGCAGGCGCTGGCACTAAAGAAATAAAAGGCGACTGGAATGGAAAGCTAACTCGCTTTATAAGCAGACTAAAAACAAAAATAGATGACAAACGAAATTGTTTTCTTTTCTCCAGTAAACCAGAGCATGATCAATATGATTGGCTGGCTAATTATGCTTGCAATATCCTGAAATCTGACTCAACCACTCACGGCATCAAAATCATTGATTTTTCGGAGGTTCCTTCCGACATCATGCCTATAGTTATAGGTGTATTGACTAGATTTTTATATAACGTTCAATTCTGGAGAGAAGACAGCGAACGTACACCGATAGCATTTGTATGTGATGAAGCACATATCTACCTACCGACTACTGATACTAGTGATGCCGAAACAAAAATATCACTTTCAATCTTCGAGAAAATAGCAAAAGAAGGAAGGAAATATGGGGTATCTTTATTAGTTGTAAGTCAAAGGCCATCTGATGTTAGTCGTACCATATTAAGTCAATGCAATAATATTATATCTCTCAGACTAAGTAATTACAGAGATCAACAGGTAGTTAGTCGTCTCATGCCAGATTCATTGAGTTCATTAACATCAATACTACCAATTCTTGATACAGGCGAAGCAATAGTTTTAGGTGACTCAGTTCTATTACCTTCGAGAATAAAATTGAACGAACCTAAACTTAAGCCTGATAGCGCAACTAGAGCCTTTTGGAACGAATGGGGAACCATTGAAGCAAAAGAAGATTCTATTACTAATGCAGTTGAGTCTCTCAGAAGACAATCACGTAAGCGGTAA
- a CDS encoding ogr/Delta-like zinc finger family protein, which yields MMHCPYCKSAAHTKSSRYMSEQVKERYHQCTNLDCSCTFKTNESITKVITAPPQPEKEPAAPPEPVKERQTLGRYGSAFRQVH from the coding sequence ATGATGCACTGTCCCTACTGTAAAAGTGCGGCACACACCAAATCGAGCCGTTACATGTCCGAACAGGTGAAAGAGCGTTATCACCAGTGCACTAACCTGGACTGTTCCTGCACCTTCAAGACAAATGAAAGCATCACAAAGGTCATCACCGCACCGCCACAGCCGGAAAAAGAACCGGCAGCGCCACCGGAACCGGTAAAGGAACGCCAGACGCTGGGCCGTTACGGTTCTGCATTCCGCCAGGTTCATTAA
- a CDS encoding helix-turn-helix transcriptional regulator: MHAVSSVPAPAAPVFRDAVFPRDRFMRLPEVISTCGLSRSTIYDLISREQFPSQISLGGKNVAWLASEIDSWMQARIAQRARGAA; encoded by the coding sequence ATGCACGCAGTTTCATCCGTACCGGCCCCCGCCGCTCCCGTATTCCGCGATGCCGTTTTCCCGCGCGACCGCTTCATGCGCCTGCCGGAAGTCATCAGCACCTGCGGCCTGTCACGCTCGACCATTTACGACTTAATCAGCCGGGAGCAGTTCCCGTCGCAGATTTCCCTCGGCGGTAAAAACGTCGCCTGGCTGGCGTCAGAGATTGACAGCTGGATGCAGGCCCGCATCGCGCAGCGCGCCAGAGGTGCAGCATGA
- a CDS encoding host cell division inhibitor Icd-like protein: MCEKRLFSGKRSLYSFCAVAKSAAGRGNPCKTMATPDAPCVFFCVCAYAHLSFTLRFLNLSDIRVMVAQAGQPSGWPVPIVTGISTPVWATTSERGNSGGSCNQLTMEIVLMTTALTAAHPEFTFIFAAVRRTDAAARPCMLRAVAGDERSARASLARDYVLSFAGRLPVRAVAA; encoded by the coding sequence ATGTGTGAAAAAAGGCTTTTCTCTGGCAAGCGGTCGTTATACAGTTTTTGTGCTGTCGCAAAATCGGCAGCCGGGCGTGGAAACCCGTGTAAAACTATGGCGACACCAGACGCGCCTTGCGTCTTTTTTTGTGTCTGTGCCTATGCGCACCTCTCATTTACGCTGCGGTTCCTAAACCTCAGTGATATCCGAGTAATGGTGGCTCAGGCGGGGCAGCCTTCGGGCTGGCCGGTTCCCATAGTTACCGGTATTTCCACCCCCGTCTGGGCTACCACCAGTGAGCGTGGAAACTCCGGTGGTAGCTGTAACCAGCTAACTATGGAGATTGTCCTCATGACAACGGCCCTTACTGCCGCTCACCCTGAATTCACCTTTATTTTTGCCGCCGTGCGCCGCACCGATGCCGCCGCACGTCCCTGTATGCTGCGTGCCGTGGCAGGCGATGAGCGCAGCGCCCGCGCCAGCCTCGCCCGCGATTACGTCCTGTCCTTTGCCGGTCGACTGCCGGTCAGGGCGGTGGCGGCATGA
- a CDS encoding DUF5375 family protein: MMTVNHSCLPVEVRTAVYRRALAQGYLNACKSLGITVSATLDELQMTIALELEGFYVRRHGPDAGMEMACTMLGDMVEPDLLTAPPRLTKLGVTMMDELFRSQLAAACRTTLH, translated from the coding sequence ATGATGACCGTTAATCACTCCTGCCTGCCCGTTGAGGTACGCACCGCCGTTTACCGCCGCGCGCTGGCGCAGGGCTATCTGAATGCCTGCAAAAGCCTCGGCATCACCGTGTCCGCCACGCTCGATGAGTTGCAGATGACCATTGCCCTTGAGCTGGAGGGCTTCTATGTGCGCCGTCACGGCCCCGATGCGGGCATGGAGATGGCCTGCACCATGCTGGGCGATATGGTCGAGCCTGACCTGCTCACCGCGCCGCCGCGCCTGACGAAGCTCGGCGTCACCATGATGGATGAGCTGTTCCGCAGCCAGCTTGCGGCCGCCTGCCGCACCACGCTGCACTGA
- a CDS encoding primase-helicase zinc-binding domain-containing protein, with the protein MKHIVSDTVKAATGLWPQLLPALGISVHAGGRHGACPVCGGKDRFRFDNQGGRGTWLCNQCGAGDGLNLVEKALDVTAKEAAVKVAGMLGRLPESAPVMTDDAADRTRAQADAAARAQALIAAAVSRTDNAYLSSKGLHGTQSLTLADALRCGGIRFAAGDVLIPLTGEDGTPVNVQLISAAGDKRTLPGGQVKGTYWLAGEPDGKTLWLTEGYATGLTVHRLTGQAVYVALSANNLPALAKRLRESHPDAMMLIAADHDDNGTGQLKAEEAARACGGKTALPPVTGDWNDVWQAQGDIATQAQLTAFSQPQPLSPFESVSEADLKAMSASQKAELLVAHYGQALAVPPVGEEICRYESGAWQVMEAKTLRREIAALFQKVRAPFSAAGIGSVLDTLKLMVPQMGEPSRRLIGFRNGVFDTATGTFSPHRREHWLRTVNSVDYTAPRPGENLADHAPAFWRWLTRAAGHSHDKQERILAALFMVLANRYDWQMFLEVTGPGGSGKSVMASIATMLAGKDNTTSATIDTLESSRERASVVGFSLIILPDQEKWSGDGAGIKAITGGDAVAIDPKYRDAYSAHIPAVILAVNNNPMRFSDRSGGVSRRRVILTFPEVIPAKERDPQLLDKISTELAVIVRHLMQRFSQPEEARALLQAQQTSGEALEIKRQADPLVDFCAYLMPISTATGLFMGNANIRPLNPKRYLYHAYLSFMESRGHQHPLSLTAFGQAVPQTLKEYERILLKRRTNNGVQTNLTLHEDSEADWLPACSQ; encoded by the coding sequence ATGAAACATATCGTCTCTGACACCGTAAAGGCGGCCACCGGACTGTGGCCGCAGTTGCTGCCCGCCCTCGGCATCAGCGTGCACGCCGGGGGGCGGCACGGAGCCTGCCCGGTCTGTGGCGGTAAAGACCGCTTCCGCTTTGACAATCAGGGCGGGCGCGGAACCTGGCTGTGTAACCAGTGCGGGGCCGGTGACGGCCTGAATCTGGTGGAAAAGGCGCTTGACGTCACTGCTAAAGAGGCCGCCGTGAAGGTGGCCGGGATGCTCGGCAGGCTGCCGGAATCGGCCCCGGTTATGACTGATGACGCCGCAGACAGAACCCGCGCGCAGGCAGACGCCGCCGCACGGGCGCAGGCGCTTATCGCTGCCGCCGTCAGCCGCACGGACAACGCCTACCTTTCATCGAAAGGGCTGCACGGCACGCAGTCGCTGACGCTTGCTGATGCGCTGCGCTGTGGCGGCATCCGCTTTGCCGCCGGGGATGTGCTCATCCCCCTGACCGGTGAAGACGGCACGCCCGTTAACGTGCAACTCATCAGCGCCGCAGGTGACAAGCGCACCCTGCCCGGCGGACAGGTGAAAGGCACGTACTGGCTGGCTGGTGAGCCGGACGGCAAAACGCTGTGGCTCACAGAGGGTTACGCCACCGGCCTGACCGTGCACCGGCTGACCGGGCAGGCGGTTTACGTGGCGCTGAGCGCCAACAACCTGCCCGCGCTGGCGAAGCGGCTGCGTGAGTCACATCCTGATGCGATGATGCTGATTGCCGCCGACCATGACGACAACGGCACCGGCCAGTTAAAGGCAGAGGAAGCGGCCAGAGCCTGTGGCGGCAAAACCGCCCTGCCGCCGGTGACGGGTGACTGGAACGACGTGTGGCAGGCGCAGGGCGACATCGCCACCCAGGCGCAGCTCACCGCCTTCTCGCAGCCGCAGCCGCTCAGCCCGTTTGAATCCGTCAGCGAGGCCGACCTGAAGGCCATGAGCGCCAGCCAGAAGGCGGAGCTGCTGGTCGCCCACTACGGGCAGGCGCTGGCCGTGCCGCCGGTCGGGGAGGAAATCTGCCGCTATGAGAGCGGCGCATGGCAGGTGATGGAGGCAAAGACGCTGCGCCGGGAAATCGCCGCGCTGTTTCAGAAGGTGCGCGCGCCGTTCTCGGCCGCCGGTATCGGCAGCGTGCTCGACACGCTCAAGCTGATGGTGCCGCAGATGGGGGAACCGTCCCGCCGCCTGATTGGCTTCCGTAACGGCGTGTTTGATACCGCCACCGGCACGTTCAGCCCGCACCGCCGTGAGCACTGGCTGCGCACGGTGAACAGCGTGGACTACACCGCGCCGCGTCCGGGTGAAAACCTCGCAGACCACGCCCCGGCATTCTGGCGCTGGTTGACGCGGGCCGCCGGACACAGTCACGACAAGCAGGAGCGTATCCTCGCGGCGTTATTTATGGTGCTGGCAAACCGCTATGACTGGCAGATGTTTCTTGAGGTCACCGGCCCCGGCGGCAGCGGAAAAAGCGTGATGGCCTCCATTGCCACGATGCTGGCCGGAAAAGACAACACCACATCCGCCACCATCGACACGCTGGAATCCTCACGCGAGCGCGCCAGCGTGGTGGGCTTCTCGCTGATTATCCTGCCTGACCAGGAGAAATGGAGCGGCGACGGCGCGGGCATCAAGGCGATTACCGGCGGCGATGCGGTGGCAATCGACCCGAAATACCGTGACGCCTACTCGGCACACATCCCGGCGGTGATTCTGGCGGTGAACAACAACCCGATGCGCTTCAGCGACCGCAGCGGCGGCGTGTCGCGCCGCCGGGTAATCCTGACGTTCCCGGAAGTGATACCGGCAAAGGAGCGTGACCCGCAGTTGCTGGACAAAATCAGCACCGAGCTGGCCGTTATCGTGCGCCACCTGATGCAGCGCTTCAGTCAGCCGGAGGAGGCCCGCGCGCTGTTACAGGCGCAGCAGACATCCGGTGAGGCGCTGGAGATTAAACGCCAGGCTGACCCGCTGGTCGATTTCTGTGCCTACCTGATGCCGATAAGTACCGCGACCGGCCTGTTTATGGGTAACGCCAATATCCGACCGCTGAATCCGAAACGCTACCTCTATCATGCCTACCTGTCGTTTATGGAGTCGCGCGGCCATCAGCACCCGCTGAGCCTGACGGCGTTCGGCCAGGCGGTGCCGCAGACGCTGAAGGAGTATGAGCGCATCCTGCTGAAACGCAGGACGAATAACGGCGTCCAGACCAACCTCACGCTGCATGAGGACAGTGAGGCCGACTGGCTGCCCGCGTGCAGTCAGTAA
- a CDS encoding RNase A-like domain-containing protein codes for MDDGIKIAMSPVQLAAALSDKTVTEAETMSNRLLGGLGLVMGSLELAGATALCIAPEPTGLTKAGCVVVGAHSLDSIHAAANQLIVGRDTRTATYEAATAIAKSFGADDDTAMKIGLTVDIAVPLGFALGIGASRVAAVRAGRIKLSEHESMTGFKPGGHTLSTHVGKSDAELLARFEANKRLQYSTTFTNVQVAEEAISRALFANRGVIKSVLGGGRQGARLTIRYAFGKAIGYGFQRGSNQRIVMTNVRIVIEFQHYNGKPYYILTAFPAL; via the coding sequence ATGGATGATGGCATAAAGATCGCGATGTCCCCTGTTCAGCTTGCTGCCGCGCTCTCTGATAAGACAGTGACAGAGGCGGAAACGATGAGTAACCGCCTTCTCGGAGGGCTGGGGCTTGTCATGGGTTCACTTGAGCTGGCAGGCGCCACCGCTCTGTGTATCGCACCTGAACCTACCGGATTAACAAAAGCAGGATGTGTAGTTGTCGGCGCACACAGTCTCGATAGCATTCACGCTGCTGCAAACCAGCTCATTGTGGGCAGAGACACCCGCACGGCAACTTACGAGGCAGCAACAGCAATTGCCAAATCCTTTGGAGCAGATGACGATACGGCGATGAAAATCGGCCTGACTGTCGATATCGCTGTTCCATTAGGATTTGCACTTGGCATCGGCGCAAGCCGGGTAGCAGCAGTAAGGGCTGGCCGCATCAAACTCAGTGAGCATGAGTCAATGACGGGTTTTAAACCCGGCGGGCACACGCTTTCCACACATGTTGGCAAAAGCGATGCAGAGCTATTGGCCCGCTTTGAAGCAAATAAACGTTTGCAGTATTCCACCACCTTTACCAACGTGCAGGTAGCAGAAGAAGCCATATCGAGAGCGCTCTTTGCTAACCGGGGCGTTATAAAATCCGTTCTTGGCGGAGGCAGGCAGGGAGCTAGGCTGACTATTCGCTATGCATTTGGCAAAGCGATTGGCTACGGTTTCCAGCGCGGGAGTAACCAGCGGATAGTCATGACAAATGTGAGAATTGTTATTGAGTTTCAGCATTATAACGGCAAACCCTATTACATTCTCACAGCGTTCCCAGCTCTATAG
- a CDS encoding contact-dependent growth inhibition system immunity protein, protein MQNFHFLDQLIFGYFNQDADIINDGEDTIEGIVRLFKKSAPDWMLKDLVEEVDDFISAYGDGVEEEFRKRYGFDFSPELWETTAHEFLMTVRQISSEK, encoded by the coding sequence ATGCAAAACTTCCACTTTCTTGACCAACTGATTTTCGGTTATTTCAACCAGGACGCCGACATCATCAATGATGGCGAGGATACGATTGAAGGCATAGTACGGCTGTTCAAAAAGTCAGCACCAGACTGGATGCTCAAAGATCTCGTCGAAGAAGTTGATGATTTTATCTCCGCCTATGGTGACGGTGTCGAAGAGGAGTTCAGGAAACGATATGGGTTTGATTTTTCGCCTGAACTTTGGGAAACCACTGCTCATGAATTCCTGATGACAGTACGTCAGATCTCGTCAGAGAAATAA
- a CDS encoding epoxyqueuosine reductase QueH — MSDSFVRQPLPLPNGHNKVLLHSCCAPCSGEVMEAMLASGIDYTIFFYNPNIHPLKEYELRKEENIRFAEQFGVPFVDADYDKDNWFDRARGMEWEPERGVRCTMCFDMRFERTALYAHEHGFPVITSSLGISRWKNMQQINDCGVRAAARYPDMLYWEFNWRKGGGSARMIEISKRERFYQQEYCGCIYSLRDSNRHRVASGRERIEIGVQYYQPDEN; from the coding sequence ATGTCTGACTCCTTCGTTCGCCAGCCGCTTCCCCTGCCAAACGGTCACAACAAAGTGCTGCTGCACTCCTGCTGCGCCCCCTGCTCCGGGGAAGTCATGGAAGCAATGCTGGCTTCCGGTATCGATTACACCATTTTCTTCTACAACCCAAACATTCACCCGCTGAAGGAATATGAACTGCGCAAGGAAGAAAATATCCGCTTTGCCGAGCAGTTTGGTGTGCCTTTTGTCGATGCGGATTATGACAAAGACAACTGGTTCGATCGCGCCCGTGGTATGGAGTGGGAACCGGAACGCGGCGTGCGCTGCACCATGTGTTTTGATATGCGCTTTGAACGCACGGCGTTATATGCCCACGAACACGGCTTCCCGGTCATCACCAGCTCACTGGGTATTTCGCGCTGGAAGAACATGCAGCAAATCAACGATTGCGGTGTCCGTGCCGCCGCACGTTATCCCGATATGCTGTATTGGGAATTTAACTGGCGCAAAGGTGGGGGCTCTGCACGCATGATTGAAATCAGTAAGCGCGAGCGTTTCTATCAGCAGGAATATTGTGGTTGCATCTATTCATTACGCGACAGTAACCGCCATCGCGTTGCCAGCGGTCGGGAACGTATCGAAATTGGCGTGCAGTATTACCAGCCAGACGAAAACTAA
- a CDS encoding TetR/AcrR family transcriptional regulator translates to MSQMMSVGKRAMRAGGEQMRDSILHCAAAIIRRDGLHACTHRAVATDCDISPGTVTYHFKNLDELHAAVIERAVVNFTRQTREWFIEEEETDIARQLTRFLFWTLDARARLICEYELFVAAVSRPRLRQAAAAWIASHQQILQQQLALTSQQAEAAVAFTDAWLLRSIIQEGSQPDATLVQRFFASILQN, encoded by the coding sequence ATGAGTCAGATGATGAGTGTCGGGAAAAGAGCGATGCGTGCTGGTGGCGAGCAGATGCGTGACAGCATTCTGCACTGCGCGGCGGCGATTATTCGTCGCGACGGATTACATGCCTGTACCCATCGTGCAGTGGCAACTGACTGTGATATTTCGCCCGGGACCGTCACTTATCATTTCAAAAATCTCGATGAGCTGCATGCTGCGGTGATCGAACGTGCGGTGGTGAATTTTACCCGGCAAACGCGCGAGTGGTTTATTGAGGAAGAAGAAACGGACATTGCACGGCAACTGACCCGTTTTTTGTTCTGGACCCTGGATGCACGCGCCAGATTGATTTGTGAGTACGAATTGTTTGTGGCTGCGGTATCACGCCCTCGTTTGCGGCAGGCCGCAGCGGCATGGATTGCCAGCCATCAGCAAATTCTGCAACAACAGCTGGCGTTGACGTCGCAGCAGGCGGAAGCGGCGGTAGCGTTCACCGATGCCTGGCTGCTGCGATCCATCATTCAGGAAGGAAGTCAGCCGGATGCGACGCTGGTGCAGCGTTTTTTCGCCAGCATCCTGCAGAATTAG
- a CDS encoding DUF1471 domain-containing protein has protein sequence MKTILVKLMMAGALVSLSASALAATEIASPGAQQVIGHISAGGASNLDDLVAALAQKADRAGAPAFHITSANGKNTFSGTAQLLK, from the coding sequence ATGAAAACTATCCTTGTAAAACTGATGATGGCCGGTGCGCTGGTCTCCCTGAGTGCTTCGGCGCTGGCTGCGACGGAGATTGCTTCTCCAGGCGCGCAGCAGGTGATTGGGCATATTAGCGCCGGCGGTGCCAGCAATCTTGACGACCTGGTCGCTGCGCTCGCTCAAAAAGCTGATCGCGCAGGTGCCCCGGCGTTTCATATCACTTCTGCCAATGGCAAGAACACCTTTTCTGGTACTGCACAGCTGTTGAAATAA